The Vitis vinifera cultivar Pinot Noir 40024 chromosome 1, ASM3070453v1 DNA segment TTTAcctttaatatttcttttcctACTTCTACCAAGACAATTGATGCACTTGAAGTTCTCTACAACTTCCGTTAATGTACTTGGAAATAAAAGTTCaagcttttcctttttctacaaCTCATTCTTCTAGCAACTACGAGCTAAGATGTGAATTAAAACTTTCAGCTTGGGTTGAGATTGCTTGAAATTCAAAGATCAACTCACCCAAATTGTAGCTCTAGGTATTAAAATATACATGAGGAGTTAACTTCCTAGAGTTTcgtttgtttaattatttaccAATATTATCGTTATCATTATTCTTACTTTATTATATGaaacttcaaatttcaaataaaacattTCAATTTAATTGATCACCATGTCTTATGTTAAACAGCTAGCAGAGATTTATGTACCCAACCAGAGCTTCATGTAGGCTAGCTGTACGTGTACCCTTTAGCTTTAGCGTTCTGTAGGGTACACAAGCAAGCGAAGGCAACTCACTGCCAGCTTCAAGTTGCATTCAGACATTGTTTAGCGCCACATGAGAACACATGCAGACATCACCTTCAAATTTCAAGCTCTTGGTAGAGACAACTTTACTGAGATTTTATTCATAAACGCCAGACATGCACATTGTATGTAAAAATTTGGAGGATTGAAGTTATTTTGCCCTATATGTACTTGGAGGTGCATTTCTTCCGCACTTGCATCATCATTTCTTATTAACAGGTATAAATTTGTATGGGAAAGTAAGAGGGAACAAAAGAAATATAGGGCCTTATTATTCTTACCCTATCATTATTAACATTCcgttatatttgatttctgaaaattttgaaaaaaaattaaattcagtaaattattttttacctaactttaaaactcatttcatttattttctacctattaaataattttaaaatacataaaactttaaataatatttgattttttatatacatttttataataaaattaatatgagaaaatgattttttttaatttttttttttcttaatactctCCGATATCATAGCCTTAATACCTTCCAAGAGTGTCAAAAGCATTTACTCAACTTCCTGCTTTAGATGAATAATTTCTTATGATCTTTCACACGTGCATGTGGTGGGAGAAGTAGAGGATGCATGATGTTATTCAAATGAATGCTTCAGAAAGACACACGAAATTTGTGAACTAGTTCCCTTAAATTACATCCAAATGGAGTGGAAATGAAACTACACAAGCCATTTTACCATTTCTAATAATCTaataagcattaaaaaaaaaaaagaacaatttgCTGCGTCCATCCTTTCTTTGGAAAAGGATGTCTAGGTGAGCGGCGCTGATCCGAATACTTCAAAAAATCAGTTCCTTCAATCTCTCATGCACCCTTGAAGCGTCTACTCCAATTCTAGAGCTAACAGCCTGCAAAAATGAATTAACCAGGCATAATTATGCATATTTATGAAAGAAAGACTGAGGCGATGGAATGAAATAATGTATTCCAAAGCGTTAGTCAGACGATGCAGAAGGTTTTTTATTAACTTCGACATACCTCGGAATGTATACTATAGCAGATCCTATCCCCCACTATGCATTGGTTAACAGTTACAACTTGAGCTGCTTCTTCCTCCAGAACACTGATAACTTCATGCAACCTGAACTTCTTATTTGACCCGCTAATCAGAAGTAGCTCTAAACTAGAACCCATATCTCTTACAGTGATCACTGGTGACCTGGAGGCGCCACTCATCTGACATCTTACACCTCCAGTCTCATCAGTGCTGCCTTGAAGTAGTTGCTTCGTTTGCTTCAGCGTCTCTATCCTTTTCTGCAATTGCTTTATATAAGTGGTGGCATGATCCAACGACACATGTAAAGAGGACTGCAAATGTATCCACGCATGCAATACTTACATTAGTTCAcaatgatgagagagagaggagcGATATTCACCCGTAGTGATGTTGGTGGGAGTACATACCTTGGATGGTCGAGTAGGAACAAGAAAAGCAAGCCTGGAAAAAAGATCTTTCATATGCATTCTTCTGTTTCGTTCTACTGCACTTCGATCAAGTTTAGATAAGTTACTGCGTTGGCGGGGCATACTTTCTTCCTTGACTAGTTTTGCTCCGAAGTTCCTAACTGGAGTTCTGTTTGCAGCGATAATCGAGAGGCGCATTCTCTTTATGAATGAGTCTGCTCCTATGGAAGAGACGGTGGGAGCTCAGAAATGGGAAAATTGTTCGGGTTTGAGTGCTCCGTATTCCCTACGCATGACAGCATGAGACAACTAGTGTACGCACGCCATGACTTCATGAAATGAGCGAATGAAGGCCTCAGTCCATGTCATTTACTGGTCAGAGGTtcacaaatattataaaattaatgcactaacataattaaaatcagtGCTCCCAAAGTGCCCTTTGTAACGAGTTTTAAAAAATGCACTGGCTAGTCATGTCTGAATCTCTGATAGCCTCTTTCATGAATGtcaagaaaatgtttttctttcgTAAATGATTTTGTTTGTGATATAGAAGATGCACGTTATTTCAATTTCTATGGAAAAGCTTAAATCATGGAATGAAAGTTTGGGTTGTTAAGATGTCGAAGTCAAAGGGCGGTGATCTTGACATTCGGGGCCTTTTAAGTCTGGCCCAGTGCAAAATGGCAGATTCTTGATCGGATAACGAAAGTGACCACACAATaaagtcagtttttttttatttttaaattgaagcACGGATGGTTGGAAACAGACTTATCCCTTTATTCTCGAAATAAAAAcacattataatattttcattttctttggtttaaCAAAAAGagtatttctttatatttattacatGAAAGACCTTTTAACGagcttttaaaaaattcactGCATTCTCGTATTTGATGGACTCTTTTGtcaatttgaaaaacaaaaaattaatacaaaaatgttcgttatttcaaatttaacaattaaatttaaatcataaaaaagggATTAATCGGttaaaatgataaagaaaaaatcacatttatgaatttaagtttttttataattttttttgaagggataacttactttttatataaatattttaattattgacataaatatttttattatttcaagtatttaaaaaattatttctttttatttttgtaaattgtggtaaatccttttaatcaaataaccgtAAAACGAATGCTGGGTTGTAAAGATGTTAAAAAGTCAAAAGGTGGTAAGATGACCCAGAGATCGTGGAcgagtgactgggccagctcAGCAGCCGCACAGCGAGAGACTCCCGGCTTAATTGTGTTGGACTTTACGGGCAGGCGTGCGAGAAGACCTCTGACAAGCCAACCCATTCCCTAGTCCTTCTCCACTCGCATTTGTCCAAGTCATATGGCCCTTTTATTCAGGCATTTTTATCTTCAGGCCAAATTCTTCCTGTTCTCCGGTCCCACCCCGACTAACAAGacatatgaaataaatttttcattccCGCTCTCAATTTTACGTTCTAAAGTCAGtctaataatagtaataataaattgttttcagtTTCTAATTCTTATTTGTTTTAGTCCACAAcgtaaattttctaatattctGAATCAGTTGCAACATCCAGGAAATGCCACGCTGCATTAATATTTGGAAACAAACACCCATCAGACTTTGAAATTCTAAAACATTGAGGGAACAACCAAAATTGAGGGCCTACAGGAACACGAGACGCTCCTGAACACAAGCAGTCATGAAACTTTCAGCGCAAAAACAAATTATCGCGTGGAGGCATCACTGGCGTAGACGTGGGCATCTCCcttctcaaattttaattttaaagaggAGTCAAAAtcgttaaaataatttaaaaagtttcaCGCGGAGGCTATGAGATATATTTTTCACGTGTGTTCTCACTcgtttttaaattgaaaaattttaaggtttcaatcatcatttattttattctttaaaaaaaaaaaaaaagagtaattaGTAAGAGTGacttctaattattattattattatttaaaaaaaaaataagtttatgaaCTGAGAATTGATTCGGAGTTAGGTCACTTATAGATACAACGATATGACGTAACATCTCTCTAAATCCATTATGATCACTAATAAGAAAGTATTGAAaacttttatttgaattaattaattaatagatacaattttaataataagaaaaataaaataggtgtcTTTAAATTATATGgttttatttatctaaataaGATCTCATTAACAATTTTAAGAAGTTGGTTTTAATTACACAAATATAATTAcgcataaattaaaaatattatcaaattgattcaTGAGATGAATTTTACTTTAACCtcataaaatgatttaataatagaataataataaataaataaaataataataagataaaaatatcggtaagaTTTTCATCAACACATTCTTaatatacaataataataataataaaattctacTTTAATGCACATATTTACAAAGTTCATAAAACACATATTCTTTGCATCATTAAATTTAATACATATGACAATGGTAATAAATTTGATTCGAATTATGCACAAACTTAatttaatagaataattttttttaacaatttcatcataaaaaaatacaatatgtCCCAAATCTAATCTTAATCTTCATAAACTTATAAAAGTAATTCACAAAacgattttttaattaatattgatataaaaaaattgattcaattCATATGAGTGTACAAAAAATGATGTTTCTTATTAGTATTAatacaattataaaaacaatgatTTGGTTAACATTAGTGATTCAAtttactttccttattttattaatgttaATGGATAAAAACAACTCAATTCATGTAATCACACAAAATTACTTTAAgaggaacaattttttttaacgtAAATATACAAAAGTCACCCCAATTCATACAACcttacaaaatttatttaaaatgttttttttttgttttattactgttaaaaaaaatgtttctttgattttattgacAATTACTGTGAGCAATGATTTCAATTTGCAATAGTTTACAacattaattaagaaaaatgattttacaagttttatttatattaatagatAGCAATGACTCAATTCATACAATCAcacataattaattaatttaaaaataaaaaaatcttaatataaatatactacaataaataaatatatcaataaaataaagtaataatattcgaatttaaaaatttatggtaCAAGAAATTTTGAACTATCCAAGCCCAATCTGGTTAATATAAACAACATCATACAACTCAtcacattttctaatttaattacaatataaacaacaaagatgaataaataagcaaaaataaaaataaaaataaaataaacaaacaaacaaataaaaaaaaatattgtaccTTTCTTAGATTCATCTCGAATCTTCTatcacaaaaatatttttttcttcgtttttctctctctccgcttttttctttcccttctctctcatcctttttcttctattctctatctctttatttttccttttctttttttggcacccccacattttctttcttttgacgACCCCTCtcgttttccttttttggtggGCCCCCCTTTTTGTcctgtgagaaaaaaaaaagggagaattgtgttttgggcccagctgggcccaaaaattaataaaagatcctCCAAACACCTATAATTGATTGTAAGGATATGAGGttggaatagacaaaaatatcCCTTTTTACTTACACCCATCATTTTGTCTTTATACCACCACTCTTTACATGCCCTATCCATAAAATTCTcctttatttaatcttttttttttttatttttttttttaaactcctttaaaaataattgaaaaatcaacattattttctatttttaaattataaataaataaaaattatattaatgattcaaaaattattttggaacatacttttgaaaaaaatattaatttaaatgaataaaaattattttttacattttacaagtaaataatttaatgattaaaacactatttaaaataaatatatttactattttttttcttttatactaaaaagtattttaaagtttattttttttattattataaaataaaaagtttaaagttttttttttaatctttttctttccatagtttaataattttttgaacatagacttttgtaataagttatatgaatgttccaaatttgtttattaaggaatttttttaatgatttgaattaattgaaaatttattgaaatgagaaaaaagaaaaagagagaaagaggatagatgaagagtttttattttaaatatccaactaaaatgttttcgtatttagaaatggattatatcaatacatagtatagtagagattgatttttttctcatacaaaatggttaaatgatatgtttactcattttaaataaaaacaagtagttaaaaattatatagattatgtttgagattggttttaaaatattttttctagtttttattatttttttatttttaaaaattaattttattttctatattgtctctttttgaaaatacatttaattaaaaaaatgaaaaatatttttaaaaatgaaaattgaagaccttgtttaatactaagataataaaaagaattaaatttcatttattaattattcttttttatttttaaaatataatatgttcacaattaaataaagaaattggtcaattgtatattttttcacaaaaatgtaatatgttcataaaaaaattggattgaagtttttcatcatttttttaatcaaactacTAGAATCATGTTTAATACAAATATAGGCATATATGCACTACgggaatatgaaatttgtgtcactaTATAAGAGTATTTACTAACTGTATAAGAGAAATATATTAAGTGTACAAGCAGTGTATAAGATTatcatttataaaagatttcaatctattttgaaccactcctttattttccttgtcacccacaaATTGCATActcatgtcatgcactttatttaactcccatatggaaattccgatactttccccaataatgatgtttgggaaaaaaaaaaaaactaaccctaattcatccatccttttattagttaaaccattagaaatatggttaacacACCTACATGGACATATTACTTAGGATATATATATTGTACAATGGTATTACattaattgtacaagggaaatgtactaagtgtacaaggaaaatgtactaagtgtacaagggtgtacaagactaccatctataaaaaaatttaattgattttgaatcactttttcattttccttgtcacccatagATTGCATACCTATGTCatgcaatttatttaactttcacaTGGAATTTCGATACTTTTCTTAGTAAtaatgtttggggaaaaaaaaattaatcctaattcatccaccattttgttagtcaaaccattagaaataagattaatataCCTACATGGACACACAACTTAAGAGGGATATAttgcaccattgtacaatgatgttacactaactgtacaagggaaatgtactaaatgtacaagggaaatatactaagtgtacaagggtatACAAGGttaccatttgtgaaagattttagttaattttgaatcatttctttattttctttgttacccataaattatttatgaaatttgcacTATTATATAAGGGTGTTACACTAACTATAAAAGAGTATTCCAAAATTAAAGTGTTTATTACAagtaaaccaaataaaatatatatttttactattttatctttataaacataatgttagtagatattaaaaaaaaatcatatttaaatagaattaaaaaggataaaaaattatctttgtaacatttgtaatttttttttataaaaaatcattaatttaaattatcaagttaatttaaaataatttttttgttgaaattataattttgaagattctactatttttatattattacttttaatttattttctttgattttttattttaaatttcatctaaacttgttttttcttacatttatatgttttctattatatccttatttaaagtgattttcatctaatttgtgttccattatattctcttttcaattttaatgtgtTGTTATGCCTCTTTACATAACAaaagattttgttatttttcatctacaaaactttatacaaaatatatcatgtacaaggaaaaaaaaataaaaaaaagagaaaattatgatataatttacaTACACATCTCTTAATATGATACATTTGCTTAACTTAATGACATCAtgctttaataatttaaaccatgtcaagtccacatctattttagatttaaaagggcatttgaatatttttcaaattattaagttataatacattattcaattaaaaattaattatcaccattagttaaaaaatgataatgttacaaaataatatattaagataaTATCAATgtattgtccaaaaaatagagaaaatattcaaataattgtctacaaccttaaagatatttatatatatattggataaaaaagaataataatattttttaaggtgtttaaaaaatatttattatatattttgtaagtttaaaaaaaaattatgaggtatttaaaaaatatttactttaaaaatatagtaataatcattttcaaccattgatttccaatatttaatttattaggcatggtttttgggagaaaaataattgatgaaaatagtaacacttttctataaaagaattaatttacatgTCCCACCAATTAATATGTGAGAGAAAAGATAAGGTGAATGATGAAAGAGAGAgggaaaaaagaatgaaagagagtGGGAAgttagttgttttctttttcttgttgaCAATAAAGGGCATTTTCGGAAAATTGAATGTTTCATATCCTTCTTTTCAATTTGTAAACTTTCTTTAGgtgttgggcttaaatatggaaCTTATGAagatcttttattaatttttgggcccagctgggcccaaaacacaattctcccaaaaaaaaaaccctcaaatAAAGGAAGAAGCCTCccttataaataaaagaagccCCTTTTCCCAAAATCCACCCAAGCCCTTtccaaaattggatttttttttcaaaaaataaaataaaataaatgattctCACTCTCAAAATCTTGatcttctattaaaaaaaaatgattttcactcaaaattttttattttaccctaaaaaaaaatctaattatctatttaaaattttttattttctctcaaaaactataattttctcccaaaaaaattatgactttccatttaataattataattttcagtcaaaaattctgattttacccttaaaaaaatttgattttctattttttaaaaattgtgatcTTCTTTGAAAAAACTAtaattttaccataaaaaaaattatgagtttCTCTTTTTCTAATCCTatcttttccttaaaaaaaaatggtgtaaaataaaacaaaacaagaaataaaataaatataaaaagtctATGGGTCAAAAGTAAGAGggtaaaaatatttctaatcaATAGGCTTAAAAATCTTTGAATAAAAATTGGGTCTAAAACTTTGGATAAAAAGACTCTAGGATAAAGTTTGAAGTTTacaaatatgtttttctttagtAAAGTGTGCACGAATGTAAGGACTGTGTATGCTAAAATGAGATGAAAGCGTGAAAAGTGATGGAAACTGTATCGAAGAATAAGAAAGGTCACAAAAATTGTCTTAGCAGACTCACTCAAATCATAATATGTGCTCAAGTGTCAccaaaaaagaagatgaaatatCTTCATGAAACTCTGGGATGGCTCTATTAAGGAAAGTTTAGAGCAGTGTTTACAAAGAAAGTCTATGAAGACTATGCTATCAAAATAATGAATGAATGGTTGAACGGGatagaggaaaagaaataagaGGAAACTAATAACTGAAAGCATGACTCGAAACCAAAGGCACAACTCAAAGCCAAACAGACTCGAAACTAAAGGTGCAACTCGAAATTTTTAAACTTTGATAATGTAAAGGTGTGGCCTCAAGCCAAACAAAATTGTTACTAAAGGTTCAACTTGAAGCTAAGCCAACCCGATACTAAAGTTGTGACTCAAAGTTGAACACACTTAATACTAAAAATGTGGCTCAAAATTGAACAAACTCTAAACTAAAGTCACAAcatgaaataataaagaaaacctAGGACGTGATCGCAATGACTGGAAAAGaatgataaagaaaatatagGATGTGGTCACAATGATTGAAATCAAAGGATAAAAAGGAAATCTTAGGACTTAGTCACAATAACTGAAATCAaagaataataagaaaatcTAGGACGCGGTTGCAATGATTgaaataaaaggataaaaaagaaaatctaaggTGTAGTCGCTGTAACTGAAATCAAAGGATAATAAGGAAAACCTAGGACATAGTCGTGATCATCGAAATCAAAGGATGATAAAGAGAACCTAGGATGTGCCCGCAATGACTAAAATCAAAGGATAATATAGAAAACCTAGGATGTAAAGGATAACAAAGGAAACGTAGGATGTGATCATGATAACCAAAATCAAAGGATAATAAAAGAAACCTAGGACACAATCATGATGATTGAAATTGAAGGATAATAAAGACATCCTAAGACGCGGTGATGTTAATCAAAATCCaaggataataaaaaaatctaggaCGCGGTAGCAATGGCCTAAATCACctgaaaaataaaactaatatttattttatgtatgtGTGTAGGTTATAGGATTAGAAGATAAGTACTTCAAAGTGTTGCAAAGCATTctcttagtttagttttaattgaaaGTTAATGTCTGTTATGTAAACTCCTTTATGAGAATACAGGTGCGTTTATGTAACAATGTTTTGTCTCAAACTTGCCAAAGGGCGAGATTGTTAGGATattaagtcttgtttatatgttggtaattttgtttcaatttatgtttgacgatagaagtctttttagatggTGACTTCCTCTTCATTGAAGATTACAAGTTGTTGTTCGTCTAACCGGGAAATCACAAGTAtatctaaaaaggtttgacttATGGCATATCAAGGcttatttgaggtataaaaggtTCGGTATCATTTGTTTTAgcttaaaaagtttttaaaatgttttttcaaaaagtaggAACTACTCAAGTGATTAATCCTACTCAAATGGTTAGAGCGTTTAAGCGGTCATGACAGTCCTGTCGAGTTTAGAAAcctatt contains these protein-coding regions:
- the LOC104879556 gene encoding transcription factor bHLH168-like, with the protein product MRLSIIAANRTPVRNFGAKLVKEESMPRQRSNLSKLDRSAVERNRRMHMKDLFSRLAFLVPTRPSKSSLHVSLDHATTYIKQLQKRIETLKQTKQLLQGSTDETGGVRCQMSGASRSPVITVRDMGSSLELLLISGSNKKFRLHEVISVLEEEAAQVVTVNQCIVGDRICYSIHSEAVSSRIGVDASRVHERLKELIF